The proteins below come from a single Roseiflexus sp. RS-1 genomic window:
- a CDS encoding nucleotidyltransferase domain-containing protein, which yields MTTDEKAVQRHALLEAELTRYVKQLQEVYHPERILLFGSLASGRVGEWSDIDLVIIKESRQKFLDRIREVMHLLQPRVGVDILVYTPEEFAQLSRERPFVREEIIAKGKVLYERK from the coding sequence ATGACCACCGATGAGAAGGCGGTACAACGCCACGCGCTTTTAGAGGCGGAACTGACACGCTATGTCAAACAACTACAGGAAGTGTATCACCCTGAGCGCATCCTGCTGTTTGGTTCGCTGGCCTCGGGCCGGGTAGGGGAGTGGTCTGATATTGACCTGGTGATTATCAAGGAGAGCAGGCAAAAATTCCTGGATCGCATTCGCGAGGTCATGCATCTTTTGCAGCCCCGCGTGGGCGTGGATATTCTTGTCTATACCCCTGAAGAGTTCGCTCAGTTGAGCCGGGAACGTCCATTCGTGCGCGAGGAGATCATAGCCAAAGGGAAGGTGCTCTATGAAAGAAAGTGA